Below is a genomic region from Candidatus Cloacimonadota bacterium.
GTATTTACGCCTTTTATTTTTCCGTTTTCAAATTCAATTTTTCCCGAACACCCAACTAACAGAAAACATATTAATAGAATCCAGCCTAATTTTTTAAGAATAATTTTTTTAATCATTCTGATTTATCCTTTAAATTTATCATATTATCTTTAAAATCTATTTGCCAAAGGAACTGTTTTTCGATTTTTCCTTTTGAAGAAAACCGCACACCCTCTTTTTCCAGCATGACTCTTTGCTCCGATATTGCATCATCATCTTTAAAGGATATTTGCAGTTTTGCATTTACAACTCGATGCCACGGAAGATCATATTTCTGCGAACAAGAATGGAGGATTCTAACAACCTGTCTTGCCCCATTTGGGTTACCGGCAAAAAAGGCTATTTTTCCATAAGAAATCACTTTTCCTTTTGGGATATTTTTTATCAACGTAATAATATTTTGCGTTAATTTATTTAGCATCTTGGAATCTCAAATATTTATTGTTCTACGTAAAGTTCCGAGAATATGGTAAAATACTGCGTTTCTACCGTTAGTTTATTAAATTATATTTTTTTTCTATTTATTGATATAATGAAATGGAAATGTCAAGAAAACTGACGTTACAAATTTGTGAATTTTTGAAAGTGGATTTTTAATTTTCATAAAAAGGATAAAATTTTTGTTGTGAATTCGATTATCTTGACAATATCGCCAGATGTTAAAATTAATAAAAATAAATAAATTAAAGGAGTTTTCTATGATAAACATAGCAATCAATGGTTTTGGCAGGATTGGGAGACTGGTTTTCCGAATTATGCACGAACGAGAAAATTTCAATGTTGTTGCCATAAACGACATCACCGATGCAAAAACATTAGCGCATCTCTTAAAATATGATTCAACTCACGGTCAATTTTGTGGAAAGATCGAATCCAAGGATGGAGCGATCCGGGTTGATGAAAAAGAAGTTAAAGTTTTTGCAGAACGCGATCCTGAAAATCTTCCCTGGAAGGATCTAAATGTGGATGTGGTAGTGGAATCTACCGGTGTGTTCCGCAAAAAAGCACAAATCGAAAAACATATCAGAGCAGGAGCAAAAAAAGTTCTCTTGAGCGTGCCTGCAAAAGATGAGATTGACGCTACTATTGTTCTCGGTGTAAATGATTATGATCTAAAGCCTGAAGATAAAATAGTTTCAAACGCCTCTTGTACCACAAATTGTTTCGCACCCATAGTAAAAATTTTGAATGATAATTTTGGAATTAAGAAGGGTTTGATGACAACAGTTCATGCATATACTGCCGATCAGAATCTTTTGGATGCTCCTCACCCGGGTGATTTGCGAAGAGCCAGAGCAGCTGCTATTAATATTATACCTACAACCACCGGAGCAGCAAAAGCAACCGGTAAAGTTATTCCGGAAC
It encodes:
- a CDS encoding MGMT family protein, which encodes MLNKLTQNIITLIKNIPKGKVISYGKIAFFAGNPNGARQVVRILHSCSQKYDLPWHRVVNAKLQISFKDDDAISEQRVMLEKEGVRFSSKGKIEKQFLWQIDFKDNMINLKDKSE
- the gap gene encoding type I glyceraldehyde-3-phosphate dehydrogenase produces the protein MINIAINGFGRIGRLVFRIMHERENFNVVAINDITDAKTLAHLLKYDSTHGQFCGKIESKDGAIRVDEKEVKVFAERDPENLPWKDLNVDVVVESTGVFRKKAQIEKHIRAGAKKVLLSVPAKDEIDATIVLGVNDYDLKPEDKIVSNASCTTNCFAPIVKILNDNFGIKKGLMTTVHAYTADQNLLDAPHPGDLRRARAAAINIIPTTTGAAKATGKVIPELNSKLDGMAMRVPVMDGSLVDFVCELEKDVTEAEINAVIKKASENELKGILQYSDEPLVSSDIVGNPHSSIFDSQLTKVMNKNLVKVISWYDNEFGYSNRVVDLIEKLI